The DNA region tatatatatattttttttttgtagagaatatttttattacttttattttatttcttaaaaaaaaaaaaaaaaaaaaaaaaaaaaaaaaaaaaaaaaaaaaaaaaaaaaaaaagtgcatatttctttaatatatatatatatatataatatgtgtattatttttttttgttatttctaaaaattttgcataatatttgaaatctagaaaataaaataattttaatatatataaaattttatatgcaatttgtattatatatataagtgtattattttttttttttttttttcattaataaaaaaaatattatataagaataatataatatttaaaaatgtcTAAAGGGATTAGCCTCCAAAAATTAAGGTGtaatcaaaaaaaaaaaaaaaatatatatatatataaataaataaaccTTTAGAtttgataattataaacaATGATTTctacatacatataatattccTATAAATTGGGAATTACACAATTATgcaatattatatatatatatatatattttaattaagtgaaaaaaaaaagaattaaaatattaaaagaaaacaaTCATTCGAAGgttgtatttttttttgttgattttatcatattttaattagtaatgtaatataaataaataaatatatatatatatattattactctttttatatcaaaatGATAGTCacttattattttaataataattctttcTCAAACGtaagaaaagaaaatgataacCTTTGTTGATCATAAAAcagttttttttttttttttttttttttttttttttggtctaaataatatatatatatataatgtattgtattgtattatattatatatttatataaatgtgtAGAATGTATTTTTCGTCAGTATGAAAAATAgattttataatttaataagTAAAAGATTATATACTCGTAGTGGTGGCTTAAGAAAGCCTCAAAAAGTGACCAACGACCCAGAAAGTATAAATAGAAAAGTATACTGGTGTTTTGAATATAAACCTGTAAAAAGAAcaattattaatttaatatattcacaTAATGAATTGAAAATATTCTCTAATTTGTTAAATCATCCTACAGGTAACAGGAtggaaaatattatatatgaaacATAATGTTGATGTgatatatacatatatatatatgtatatatttaattatttatttatttagTTGGCAGCTCGTTAATACATGAATTATCTCTCGATGGTCCTTATACTGGATTCTTTCCTTCCAACGAAGCCatgaaattaataaatatagaaagtttcaataaattatataacgatgaaaataaattatcaGAATTTGTTTTAAATCATGTTACAA from Plasmodium gaboni strain SY75 chromosome 14, whole genome shotgun sequence includes:
- a CDS encoding heme detoxification protein, translated to MKNRFYNLISKRLYTRSGGLRKPQKVTNDPESINRKVYWCFEYKPVKRTIINLIYSHNELKIFSNLLNHPTVGSSLIHELSLDGPYTGFFPSNEAMKLINIESFNKLYNDENKLSEFVLNHVTKEYWLYRDLYGSSYQPWLMYNEKREAPEKLTNLLNNDLIVKIEGEFKDCNHSIYLNGSKIIRPNMKCHNGVVHIVDKPIIF